GCTCAGTGCTTTCTGTGCAGAGCACCTGTGACTGTAAACTTCCATCGCGGTATACAGTTACTCCTTTGCAGCCGTGCTCGTACGCCATCCAGTAAATGGAACGGATATCATCAACGGTAGCTTCTTTAGGAACGTTAACGGTCTTGGATACTGCGTTGTCAGTGTATTTTTGGAATGCAGCCTGCATTTTTAGGTGAAACTCAGCTTCGATATCCATGGCGGTAACAAAAACCCTACGTAGATCTTCTGGAAGGTAGTCGATATCTGCAATGGTGCCTTTTTTGGTAATGGCATCCATAAGCTTTTCTGAGTAGCAACCACGCTCTTCTAACGCTGCCTTGAAGAATGGATTGGTCTCTACGAGTTTATCACCGTCCATGACGTGACGAGTAAAAGAAAGGGCAAAGAGCGGTTCAATTCCTGAGGAACACCCTGCAAGAATTGAAAGGGTGCCTGTAGGGGCTATAGTGGTTATTGTAGCGTTACGGTAGGGGCCCAGATTACGTTCACCAAAAATGGAATCCTTATATGCCGGGAAGGCGCCGCGTTCTTTTGCAAGTTGTTTTGAGGCTGCTCGTCCCTCTGCTTGAATGAATTCCATAACTTTTTCTGCAAGGTTAAGGGCTTCCTGACTGTTATAAGGAATATTCAGTTGGAAGAGCATATCTGCCCAGCCCATGACACCGAGACCGATTTTACGGTTGGTTGTAACCATTTCGGTGATTTTATCGAGTGGGTACCGTGATGCGTCAATTACGTTATCAAGAAAGCGTACTGCCAGATGAGTAACCCGACGCAGTCTCTCCCAATCTACAGAAACGATCCCACTGTCGTCTTTCGCAATCATAATATTCAAATTGATAGAGCCAAGATTGCATGCTTCGTACGGCAGTAACGGTTGCTCACCGCATGGGTTGGTGGATTCAATTTCTCCAAGTCCAGGGGTTGGGTTGTCGCGGTTAATTCGATCAAGAAAGATAATGCCCGGGTCACCTTTCTCCCAAGCCTTTTGAACTAGAATTTCAAAAACTTCACGTGCATTCAGCGTGTTGATGACGTTTTTGTTGTGTGGATCAATAAGATTGTAGTCTTCACCGTTTTCTACTGCTTTCATGAAATTTTCGGTGAGTGCAACAGAGAAGTTGAAGTTGTTGAATTCTCCTTCACGTTCTTTCGCGCGGATGAATTCCATAATATCAGGATGATCAATACGAAGGATTCCCATATTGGCACCGCGTCGTGTTCCACCCTGTTTGATTTGCTCGGTAGCTGTATTGAAAATACGCAGGAAGGATACGGGGCCGGAGGCAACTCCGCCGGTAGAGCCTACTCGAGAATCTTTGGGGCGTAGCCGGGAGAATGAGAAGCCAGTGCCACCACCAGACTTATGAATCATGGCTGCATATTTGACAGCATCGAAAATTTCTTCGATGGAATCGTCAACTGGTAATACAAAACAGGCTGCAAGCTGGCCAAGAGACGTGCCTGCATTCATGAGTGTAGGAGAGTTTGGCAAGAACTCCATGTTTGCCATCATCGAGTAAAAGTCTTTTGCCAGCGTGTCTGCAGACTGAGTCGATTTTTTGTACTTGCTCTCCTCAGCCGCTATGGCAAAGGCGACTCGCCAAAATAACTGTGTGGCATCTTCGGTAGGATTACCTTCAAGATCTTTGCGGTAATAACGTCTTGCCAAAACAATTTCTGCGTTACTGTTTACTTTTAAGGACTCAATGTCAGCTGGGATTTGCTGGTCAACCATTTTTAATACACCTTATTCTGAATCGTTCGTTAATTTCGGACAAAAATTTAATTGGTAATAGTTATTATAATAAATAGTGTGAAGTTGCTATATAAAAATGATAATGTATGGATAGTACACTTTTTTACAAAAAAAAGCCTTAAAATAAAATTGGTTGAGCTTCCAGTATAGAGCATTACTGATTATTCATCATGCAATAAAACTCTGATCTTGAGGCAGTTTTACTCAATTTGACGAAAACTCTATGCCCGTCTAGTGTTAAACTTGGTTGTAAAACCAAACTCAGCTCATGGAAGGTAATAATGTTTAAGCAAGTTTTGATAGGTGTTGTCTGTGCGGTTGTTTTTTCTACGGCGCTGGCAGTGTATGGTTTTTTCAAAGTGCACATCATTGGATACGCATTAGCTATTTGGGCTGTGGCGTGCATGTTTATGCGCAGAAATATCGCGGTGTATATTACTAGCGCATTTGTAATGACTACATTCATTCTATGGGGCGTGGTCACGGCAGGTGATTTTGCAGAAAAAAATGCTGCTACCCCGGAGCAATATTTAGCGGAGTATAACCCGGAATTGGCGTTATATAGCTTTGCACCCGATAGACATATGCGGATGGAACAAGCTGCAGGTTTACTGGCTCGTATTGATCAGAGAATAGAACCTGTGGCACGTGAGATTACGTTTGTTACCGACCAAAATGGACTTCGTAACTCAAATGGGATGAATGCACCGGCAGTGCTGCTTATTGGCGGTAGTTTTATTGTTGGTAACGGTAATACCCAGTCTGCATTGGTAAGTGATATTTTGAAGCAGGATTACAATGTTGCAGCATATAATATAGCGACTCTTGGTTCTCTTGATGAGCAGGTATTGCTGGCGTTGACTTTGATGAAGCAACAGAGTTTTGTACAGAACGGCATTCTTTTTGTGTTCGAAGGTGAGGATTTTAAGCCTTTTAGTACTGACGTGCATTATCCACTTAAGCGTCTTGTGAATTCTCTGGGGAATAATGAGCTTGGGCGGTTGTTGCGTGAATATAAAGATGGATTTTTAGCGAACAGTGCCGATAAGGCTGCCGTGGTTACCTACCCTATCGATGGAAGAAGCATTGCATTCTCTGAAGCCTACATTCAGGAGACGCTGGCAACTAAATATGAGGCAGATCCGAAATTTGAGGAATTGCTTGCTTCATTGAGTGACAGTGCAGGGCTTGTGCGGGCTGTTGTGTTTATTCCGACCAAGCTACGTGTGTATGCCCCATTGCTAAATGAAGCTGCGCCACAAGTTCCGGATTCTCCAAAATTGGCAGCATTGCGAGCGTTGGCAGCTAAGCATGCGTTCAAAGTGTATGATTTAACCCCACATCTTCAGGCTAAAGCTATTGTAGAATGGGGACAGCATAAGCAGCTTTTATGGTGGGCTGACGATGTCTATTGGAACAGAGCAGGAGCAGAGGTTGCTGCTGAGCTTGTAAATGAACTCGTACTCGGCAATATGTAATGTCTTGCGGTGAACTTTGCGACTGCTAGTGTTATTTTTGTATGTATTACTCTTTAGTTATTAAAGAAAATATAGATCCCAAAAAAACCGCATTAATTTCCTGCAAAGCAAGAATTAACGCGGTTTTTTTGAGATATAATAAAAAATATCAATTTTAGCACAATTCTATCTCAGAAATGATTGACAGAAACACCTTATATCTGCATAGAGTCAATACTATACATTACAAAGGCTTGTCTAGGGGGAGAACCATTTCGCAAGGAGGAAACTCTCATGCTGACAAAAGCTGAGTTTGTTGTAGCTCTTAAAGACACCCTGCCGGACGTTTTTGAAACTAAAGTTAGTGCTGAAAAAGCGTATGACGCATTTTGCAAAGTATTGACTAAAGGCGTTGTAAGTGAACAGGGTGTCCGTCTTCCTAATGTTGGTGCATTTTCTGTTTACGACCGTGCC
The sequence above is a segment of the Halodesulfovibrio aestuarii DSM 17919 = ATCC 29578 genome. Coding sequences within it:
- a CDS encoding HU family DNA-binding protein; the protein is MLTKAEFVVALKDTLPDVFETKVSAEKAYDAFCKVLTKGVVSEQGVRLPNVGAFSVYDRAERTGRNPQTGQPMTIPARKVVKFSPAKALMESVNK
- a CDS encoding vitamin B12-dependent ribonucleotide reductase, with protein sequence MVDQQIPADIESLKVNSNAEIVLARRYYRKDLEGNPTEDATQLFWRVAFAIAAEESKYKKSTQSADTLAKDFYSMMANMEFLPNSPTLMNAGTSLGQLAACFVLPVDDSIEEIFDAVKYAAMIHKSGGGTGFSFSRLRPKDSRVGSTGGVASGPVSFLRIFNTATEQIKQGGTRRGANMGILRIDHPDIMEFIRAKEREGEFNNFNFSVALTENFMKAVENGEDYNLIDPHNKNVINTLNAREVFEILVQKAWEKGDPGIIFLDRINRDNPTPGLGEIESTNPCGEQPLLPYEACNLGSINLNIMIAKDDSGIVSVDWERLRRVTHLAVRFLDNVIDASRYPLDKITEMVTTNRKIGLGVMGWADMLFQLNIPYNSQEALNLAEKVMEFIQAEGRAASKQLAKERGAFPAYKDSIFGERNLGPYRNATITTIAPTGTLSILAGCSSGIEPLFALSFTRHVMDGDKLVETNPFFKAALEERGCYSEKLMDAITKKGTIADIDYLPEDLRRVFVTAMDIEAEFHLKMQAAFQKYTDNAVSKTVNVPKEATVDDIRSIYWMAYEHGCKGVTVYRDGSLQSQVLCTESTEPKEEPAPTRLKVERPEIVYGFTQKVETGMGVLYVTINEVNGKPFELFTTIGKSGRSITAKAEAIGRLVSLALRSGIEPIDIVRQLKGIGGEHPVFQKKGLLLSIPDAIAWILENRYLKSSVSVHSSNGLTKQLCPDCGNELIFEEGCNKCYGCGFTKCG